The genomic segment gtaatataaaacaaaatccctttcatccaacaaaatgaaaatgttgccGGAAATCATAATCCAGTCTTCTTTCCATTTATCATTGAAAATTTTAGAcagtaaattagtttaaaaattatgtggGACTGTATTAAATGGTTATATTAGACAATACTCCTTCTGTTCCTGATTAAtccatattttaggattttcaaatatattaagaaaacatattagaaACTGACTTTAGTCGCATTATTTTTTTCGATTAACAAATTTCAAccaataatattcagtttcttttttgaagtttacaatttgtcattaattacttattaaaaatatatagaaaacctaaaatttgttttttttgtgcaacattttttttctctagaaaATGGATTAATAAGGAATGGACGGAGTAGATTTTAGtgaagaaaacatattatttaataggacaaaattattttacaaaatataccTTGTTAATGCATCTATGTAACtattctaccaaaaataaaatgcgTCTACGTAACtataaaagttgaaaaagaCTTGGCCATGTTTTTCACTCTTCTTCGTATCTTTGAAACACAGAACACATGAAATATATCTTGATTAGGGAGAAaaagagtaaatatattttgattaattataaggaCCCCTTGCTAGACATCAAACCTCTGTTTGATCTTCGAGGATTGGAGAAGAGTACCCTCATATCAAGAAACTTGACAATCTGTTTTCCTTTTGCAGCGATGATGATACGTTAGAGCATGTCTATAATTTGAGGGTAAATTTGAGTCCAAGTATTTAAGTAAATGTCTACATATGGCTATATATACGTACACTATTTGAATGTTAAATAGATGTTATTCTtaggttcaaaatattttattgacaaTTACAAATTTGGGAATTATGGAATTTAGTGTCATAACTTTTGTAACATAAATATTTGCAACCGAAATATTTTCATTAGATTAAATACAGTTCAATGCATGgttattgaaattataaaaacacatctctctttaatgcatggtgaaagaaatttgtaacccactacttgatattaaatataaaatttcaatatattttccatataagaaatattcaaactttatgatttaattaatactattttaaatatgtcaCTTACAATTGtgtaatgaaataaatagatagaaaatcaagaaaagtcaacatatatcaaaatcttatatatatatatatatatgattttaaacatGACAACAATTCTGAAATGCTCTTGACAGATCGATTTAATGTTGATATGTGCATTGATATCAAAGGAAAAGCTATTATTGTgtaatttatacattattttgtaatttctcaTTATTTAATAGGATTTTAGTGGAACTGACTAACTTTATTGCCTACtcaattaacaaaagaaatatatatatgattttaaaatgtgtaataattaaggtttataaaattacataaaggcataatcataatcatgtatttaaactatttcatttctcatccaagatatgatttttattatgatattttcttttattataaaatagtgtgtattttttcacttaaaaggatgaaagaaaaattaaatagaatgtaagaaaatgtgtaaaacagatgtatcaaatatcagttagtttattagtaaatgttatagaatattagattttgtatcaaatatataatatgagattttattataaaacaatctgattttgtttgacaaaagaacttAAGACACAAAaatggatttaaaaatatatgtcaattgtACCAATTGGATAAGAGAAGTATGATTATTTGgaattgaaaatgatataaatttgttgaaaaaaattgaaataaaagatGACAGGTGTCACTAAAAGAGAATGTCAAATGTCGCAATGTGAGTAAGAGTTAGGAAAAACCTATGTTCAAGTATTGCTCGATCTTGTAATAAACCAGGTCGTAACAAGAGTTTTATGAGAGTGTATTGTTTTCAGAATATATATTGAGTTTGCCATAAGATTCATGCCCCTTTTGCATAACAATGAATTGCAGCAAGCTTATTTTAAGTGTGCACACATGTTGGGGCtagaaacaacaattagaagaatAAGTTTGTAAAATGAGATCTGGGCAGACTTTCGGTACAAATCGACTTAGAACTATGAAAAACAACGAACTGGACTTTTGtatttactttttctattgATTCGCTCTGAGCTTGATTACATGTGTTGTGTCCTTCACATTCATCtgctatttaaactaaaattcctCGAAACCCTTCCTGAACGTCTCGCTGCAATCTCGGCTCCCCAATCCCGATTTCTTCTCCAGGTTGACTTCATCCTCCTGCTCGGGTTTTCCTCCATGGGCCCTTACTGGGCCTCTTTTCCTGGCCTGCGCGTACGCCCTAATGGGCTTATTTGGTGGGCCTTATGATCGTCGAAACCCAANNNNNNNNNNNNNNNNNNNNNNNNNNNNNNNNNNNNNNNNNNNNNNNNNNNNNNNNNNNNNNNNNNNNNNNNNNNNNNNNNNNNNNNNNNNNNNNNNNNNNNNNNNNNNNNNNNNNNNNNNNNNNNNNNNNNNNNNNNNNNNNNNNNNNNNNNNNNNNNNNNNNNNNNNNNNNNNNNNNNNNNNNNNNNNNNNNNNNNNNNNNNNNNNNNNNNNNNNNNNNNNNNNNNNNNNNNNNNNNNNNNNNNNNNNNNNNNNNNNNNNNNNNNNNNNNNNNNNNNNNNNNNNNNNNNNNNNNNNNNNNNNNNNNNNNNNNNNNNNNNNNNNNNNNNNNNNNNNNNNNNNNNNNNNNNNNNNNNNNNNNNNNNNNNNNNNNNNNNNNNNNNNNNNNNNNNNNNNNNNNNNNNNNNNNNNNNNNNNNNNNNNNNNNNNNNNNNNNNNNNNNNNNNNNNNNNNNNNNNNNNNNNNNNNNNNNNNNNNNNNNNNNNNNNNNNNNNNNNNNNNNNNNNNNNNNNNNNNNNNNNNNNNNNNNNNNNNNNNNNNNNNNNNNNNNNNNNNNNNNNNNNNNNNNNNNNNNNNNNNNNNNNNNNNNNNNNNNNNNNNNNNNNNNNNNNNNNNNNNNNNNNNNNNNNNNNNNNNNNNNNNNNNNNNNNNNNNNNNNNNNNNNNNNNNNNNNNNNNNNNNNNNNNNNNNNNNNNNNNNNNNNNNNNNNNNNNNNNNNNNNNNNNNNNNNNNNNNNNNNNNNNNNNNNNNNNNNNNNNNNNNNNNNNNNNNNNNNNNNNNNNNNNNNNNNNNNNNNNNNNNNNNNNNNNNNNNNNNNNNNNNNNNNNNNNNNNNNNNNNNNNNNNNNNNNNNNNNNNNNNNNNNNNNNNNNNNNNNNNNNNNNNNNNNNNNNNNNNNNNNNNNNNNNNNNNNNNNNNNNNNNNNNNNNNNNNNNNNNNNNNNNNNNNNNNNNNNNNNNNNNNNNNNNNNNNNNNNNNNNNNNNNNNNNNNNNNNNNNNNNNNNNNNNNNNNNNNNNNNNNNNNNNNNNNNNNNNNNNNNNNNCAACCTCGTCGTTTAGGTTGGTTATCCTGGCTTTGGTTGACTTGAAGCGATTGATGTAATCGCGGAGCGGTTCGTCTTTTTCTTGGACGAGAAGCCAAAGGTCTGATTCGGTCACCTTAGCTTGGAAAAAGACTGAATACTGCTTCAAAAATGCCGAGGCGAGCTGATCGAAGCTGTCAATGGAGTTAGATTCCAAAGAGGCGAACCATTCCAACGCCGGTCCCACCAGGTTCTCGGCGAAGTAACGGCAGTAGCCGGCTTCACACTCGTCGTCGGTGAGATAAGCTTTTGTTATGGCTAATCTGAAAGCTCGGAGGTGCGCTCCCGGGTCCGTTATGCCCGCGTATTCGGGAAGGCGGAGCTTGCCCACGTCACGAAGGCGAACCTTCGCGATTCGGTCTGTGAACGGGGTACGCCTTGTTTCGGCGATCACGCGATCGATGTCTGGGGCTGCGCTTGTTGCCAGGTGCACCTTAGAGCGGATTTGGGCCATCTCTGCGCTTGACTTATTCATGTACTCGGTTAGGAACTGCGCGCTGAATGCGCCGCTACTCGGTGGTCCGGGAAGACCGAGATCCTCGGTCGTTATTCCTCGTGACGCCCCATTTCTGAGTTCTCCTGTCGGGACTGGATCCAGTCTCACCGAGGAGCCCTCCAGAGCCCCCGAGGTGCGGAGGACCTGCCCTGCTGACCTGACTTCCCCGGATGGGGGATGCTCGTCACGTCGCGAGCTCGCATTACCATTTAAGACCGACGAGCTCGAAGCTCCGTTGCTCTCTGACGGCGCGAAAACGGGTAACGTGGACCGCCTCAAAGTCGAGACGAGTCCGGGGAAGCGCTCTTTCCGTGGGATTGGTTAAAGCTGTTCCCGAAGAGTACGCGGAATCCCGATAGGGTCTGAGATTTGCGCGAGAAGCGAGCTCTTGTTCATGCCGCTCGATTCTGTTCATGAGGGCCCGATTTGTCGCATCTTGACTTTGGGTCTTATCGATCAGAACGGCGAGCATTCCGCGAATCTCGGACAGATCGTTGCTGACGGGGGTCCCGGAGGAGACCACCGGCGCATGGTGCTGTCCGGGTCGGTTCGTTCCGTTATTCTCTGAACGAGTCCATACTCGGGACTGATTCCTGTTTCCTGTCAAGATCGCGGGGGCCGTGGGAACAACCCCGACGGTAACCCCTGGGTTTGTACTACCGAGATTCTGAGTTTGGGCGGGTCTGTGATGAGTGAGACCCGAACCTCCCAAAATACTTTGGTTCGGTGCTTGACTGTCGTCAAGTGATGAGCCTGTCCCGGGTCTGACTAGATCTGTAACCTCGTTATCGGACTGGGCTGACGCGGGTGCACCCTGGGAAGGTGCACTGATGGAGGTGGATCCGTGGACTGCCGCTGGTGGAGCAGTCTCTGAGATGATTGTGTTAGCGGTGGATGGATCCATTTCGCTGGAGTTCAAAGCAGTCGATTTTTGAGAATAGAAAGACCTAAGTCCCCACAGGCGGCGCCAAGTTGTTGGGGCtagaaacaacaattagaagaatAAGTTTGTAAAATGAGATCTGGGCAGACTTTCGGTACAAATCGACTTAGAACTATGAAAAACAACGAACTGGACTTTTGTATTCACTTTTTCTATTGATTCGCTCTGAGCTTGATTACATGTGTTGTGTCCTTCACATTCATCtgctatttaaactaaaattcctCGAAACCCTTCCTGAACGTCTCGCTGCAATCTCGGCTCCCCAATCCCGATTTCTTCTCCAGGTTGACTTCATCCTCCTGCTCGGGTTTTCCTCCATGGGTCCTTACTGGGCCTCTTTTCCTGGCCTGCGCGTACGCCCTAATGGGCTTATTTGGTGGTCCTTATGATcgtcgaaacccaacaccaacaacacACGAGTGCTTAgttttgagaaaagaagaacGAATTGAAAGATGTGACAAATAACTGTGTTGAGCTCTGCTGTGTTCTCGTTGTCAATTCTCAACAACGATTCGATAGCGAGATGGCCAAGTTTCAGGTAAAAATTAAAAGGTCCTTAACTAATTCCATAAGACCATAACTACTCTCCGTTTCTGCCATGTAATGAGAAATTTgcaaatatttgttaatttgatGCAGAAAAAGGATGAACATGGTATGTCAAGACAAATTTGAGGCTGCGAAGCTAGTTAGTAGTACTTATCAGGATTGATGCCGCCAAAGATATGGAGGATTGCGTGACCGATGCTGCATTACTTGGCAGCTAAGCTAGAAACGTGCTGTGTTAGTTAGGGTTTTAAAggtttttcctatttaaaaGTTAGTTAATTAGGAGGAGGGttcttaatgttttcttattgattttgCTTGAAGCAATCTTGAAACCGGACCAAACCGGATCCGATTTTACCCGGTCTTCTAAGTTGaatgtttggtttaatttgagataaaaaaaaaaagaaaaataattaatccatCACCGTCGTCTCACACGAATGGGTCTCCTTCCCGTCGTCGGAGTTACTTCGCCGGCGCTACCGCAACAAGTACCTTTCATCACCCGTAAAAACTACGCCAATCAAAAAATCCAGAAACTTAATCAATCTACCTCCGAAACCATTGTTTCATGGACTTTGTCGCATCAATCTCCTCACACGCAATGGTCGGTTAGCGGAGGCAGCCAAAGAATTCTCCAATATGAGACTCGCCGGCGTAGAGCCTAACCACATCACTTTTATCGCTATACTCTCTGGTTGTGGTGATATTCACACTCCGAAAGTGAAGCCTTGTAAACTTGGTCTCGATAGAACCCATGTCAATTCTCTGAATGTACTCAAAACGCGGTCGTGTTAAGAAGGAGGCTAGATTGGTGTTCGATTACttggaatatataaaaattcgGTTACTTGGAATACAATGATCGATGGTGTTGGACATGGGCTgtgcccaatatgccactcggcccaacaaaataagataattgTGATTTCGGCCCGATAAAATTGGATGAAAGTTATTAGTAACTCGTGAAGGgacaatctcgggaattcacgatggAAACTCTAGAAAACCTTCGGTCTACAGTCCGCTATATAAAGCAACAGTACTCACTGGAGAATATCCATCAGACTCACGTACAATACCCCGAGAACAAAACTTTGTGTCTAATCATAGTTATTGTTTCCTGTATAATTCTCgttagcttccgagctcgtcatTGTTCgcttgttagttctcctgtgaactgacgagcacaatcttgactcgttttagtgacgacctcacatctttattgttaataaaagaacaaacttcactcttcccccaaaaatcgatatttatttagtgttgtgcaatccttagtacaaacaattggcgcccaccgtggggcaagaGCAGAACACTTCTTTTTGACGAATCAATACCGACGGTCCTCACTTCCTCGAAGTTTCAAGATCCATGACGAACCCTAGCGATGATCTCAACGAAGCAACGGAGCAGCCGATGGAGCAGCGATGGGGGCGAACGAGAACACGAACTGTCCTGCCTTAACCCTCTTCGACAATCTCAACCGAAGGCTCCCTGCCGAGCACGACCCCTCCTCCGAACACGACACCTCCGCCAGCGCCTGACGCATCCTTCGAGCCTCTTACAACTGCTGCAGCTGGATCCGGACCTGCCCCTGACCAGCTGGTAACTAACGCCACCGCTCTTCTCAGCGCCGCTCTCACCAACGCTGCCGCTCTCCCCGGCACCGCTCTCACCAACACTGCCGATCACTCCAATGCCGCTCTCCTCAATGCTTTGCCCGTCCAAAGGAGCGGACTCGACGACCTGATGCAAGTCATACTCGATCGACTCGATGGTCAGGAAACGCGAACAAACGAGCGGCTCGAAGCGATTGTGACAGCGCAGGAAGCATCGCAAAATCAAATTAGCAGGCTCCAGCAACGAAGGAGCGAACGCCGGAGCGAGAAAGACCCTGGCGATCAGCATGCAAATCCACCGCCCCCTGCGACACTGTCCGTAAAAGAACGCTACGAAAGCCATAGACGCCCACCAGCGTCGATCTTCGTAGGCTCCATGGAAGAACGCCCCAGAGAAGTCCCATCCGAGGNGGTGAAAGCATCGTCACCAAAATCTTAATTGATACTGGCAGCTCGGTAATTGTCATTTTCAAAGACGTGTTGATTCAGATGGAGGTCGAACTGCGCACAGCCGACCATGAAGTCCAACCCCTCACCGGCTTCGATGGCGATACAGTTATGATNTTGCCGAGCCGACAATCCGACGCAGATCTCAAGGACGAAACCATACGGCGCCTTGAGATGATGGTCCAAGACCTCTCCTCGAGAGTTCACCGAGCAACGAGCTCGGCCCCCAATCTCGACCGAGTACTCGAAGAAGTCCAGCGCTCGCCGTTCACAGCAAGGATCTCTCGTGTTCGTGTTCGTGTTCGTTACGTAAACAAGTTCAAATTCATCCCGTATAATGAATTGGATGATCCAAAGCTGTTTCTGACTTCAATGAGTTTTGCTATAAGCCGAGCTCATTTTAGTGAAGAGGAATACGAAGCTGGCTGCTGTCAGCTATTTGTCGAGAACTTAGCTCACGAAGCATTGGGATGGTTCGCCCGGCTCCCGCCGAACTCAATCGGAAGCTATCACGAGCTGACGACCGCTTTCCTACAACACCACTCCACATTTATGATTCGAGGTGCCTCGAATGCCGATTTGTGGAACATGTTTCAGCAAACCAACGAATCGCTCCGAGATTTTATGGAAAGGTTCCAAAAAATAGTTTCGAAGCTCTCGATCGCTGACGATACAGCGATATCAGCTCTCCGCAACGCTCTCGCTCACGGTTCCCGATTTAGGGAAGACATTATAATCCATGAGCCCCTGTCTCTGGACGACGCGCTGCACCGCGCCAACAAATATATCGAGCTGGATGAAGAAAGCGCATCGAGAGCGAACCGACCGTTGCCGGAACCACCGACCTCTAAGTCGgccaaaggaaaagaaaaggcaCAGGACGAGCATCACGAGCCTCGTCAACACTTCGACAAGGAGTACGCTGACAAGCTGGAAAAAGCGAAGAAAGCTCAAGCGTTCGCTGTTAGCAATCAGGACCCTCAAGCGTCATCATCGAAACCCTGGAATAACAAATGGGTCCGGGACCCATCGGGCAAGTGTGGTAAAAAGTACTGCGACTACCATAAACGAGCAGGGCATACCACTGAAGAATGCCGCACGCTCCAGCAAGTACTGCTCGATAAATTTAAGGAAGGCCACATTGACGTCGAACACGAGCGACGACTAATAACGGCCCACAGgaataatcaattttttaaccATGAGAACGAGAACCCAAGTAGGCAATACAATACAGCTCTCGCCCCACAGCAAGTCACTGAGGCCCTGCCCCCGCCCCCAGCACCAACCCTTAAGAGGAACCCCAAGCCGGCCGACGACCCAAACGCTCCGGCCCCGTGCCGAAGGATTAATATGATTATGGGCGGCCTAACGAATTGTCGAGACTCGGTTCGTTCCATCAAAGCTTACAGGCGGGGTCTAGAGGTCAAGCGGGACTGGATGGCTCAAAGCACGCAGCCCATCACAAACTCCGAGCCGATCATATTCACAGAAGACGATGCATCAGGCCTAGCAGGGCCGCACAACGACCCATTGGTGGTNNNNNNNNNNNNNNNNNNNNNNNNNNNNNNNNNNNNNNNNNNNNNNNNNNNNNNNNNNNNNNNNNNNNNNNNNNNNNNNNNNNNNNNNNNNNNNNNNNNNNNNNNNNNNNNNNNNNNNNNNNNNNNNNNNNNNNNNNNNNNNNNNNNNNNNNNNNNNNNNNNNNNNNNNNNNNNNNNNNNNNNNNNNNNNNNNNNNNNNNNNNNNNNNNNNNNNNNNNNNNNNNNNNNNNNNNNNNNNNNNNNNNNNNNNNNNNNNNNNNNNNNNNNNNNNNNNNNNNNNNNNNNNNNNNNNNNNNNNNNNNNNNNNNNNNNNNNNNNNNNNNNNNNNNNNNNNNNNNNNNNNNNNNNNNNNNNNNNNNNNNNNNNNNNNNNNNNNNNNNNNNNNNNNNNNNNNNNNNNNNNNNNNNNNNNNNNNNNNNNNNNNNNNNNNNNNNNNNNNNNNNNNNNNNNNNNNNNNNNNNNNNNNNNNNNNNNNNNNNNNNNNNNNNNNNNNNNNNNNNNNNNNNNNNNNNNNNNNNNNNNNNNNNNNNNNNNNNNNNNNNNNNNNNNNNNNNNNNNNNNNNNNNNNNNNNNNNNNNNNNNNNNNNNNNNNNNNNNNNNNNNNNNNNNNNNNNNNNNNNNNNNNNNNNNNNNNNNNNNNNNNNNNNNNNNNNNNNNNNNNNNNNNNNNNNNNNNNNNNNNNNNNNNNNNNNNNNNNNNNNNNNNNNNNNNNNNNNNNNNNNNNNNNNNNNNNNNNNNNNNNNNNNNNNNNNNNNNNNNNNNNNNNNNNNNNNNNNNNNNNNNNNNNNNNNNNNNNNNNNNNNNNNNNNNNNNNNNNNNNNNNNNNNNNNNNNNNNNNNNNNNNNNNNNNNNNNNNNNNNNNNNNNNNNNNNNNNNNNNNNNNNNNNNNNNNNNNNNNNNNNNNNNNNNNNNNNNNNNNNNNNNNNNNNNNNNNNNNNNNNNNNNNNNNNNNNNNNNNNNNNNNNNNNNNNNNNNNNNNNNNNNNNNNNNNNNNNNNNNNNNNNNNNNNNNNNNNNNNNNNNNNNNNNNNNNNNNNNNNNNNNNNNNNNNNNNNNNNNNNNNNNNNNNNNNNNNNNNNNNNNNNNNNNNNNNNNNNNNNNNNNNNNNNNNNNNNNNNNNNNNNNNNNNNNNNNNNNNNNNNNNNNNNNNNNNNNNNNNNNNNNNNNNNNNNNNNNNNNNNNNNNNNNNNNNNNNNNNNNNNNNNNNNNNNNNNNNNNNNNNNNNNNNNNNNNNNNNNNNNNNNNNNNNNNNNNNNNNNNNNNNNNNNNNNNNNNNNNNNNNNNNNNNNNNNNNNNNNNNNNNNNNNNNNNNNNNNNNNNNNNNNNNNNNNNNNNNNNNNNNNNNNNNNNNNNNNNNNNNNNNNNNNNNNNNNNNNNNNNNNNNNNNNNNNNNNNNNNNNNNNNNNNNNNNNNNNNNNNNNNNNNNNNNNNNNNNNNNNNNNNNNNNNNNNNNNNNNNNNNNNNNNNNNNNNNNNNNNNNNNNNNNNNNNNNNNNNNNNNNNNNNNNNNNNNNNNNNNNNNNNNNNNNNNNNNNNNNNNNNNNNNNNNNNNNNNNNNNNNNNNNNNNNNNNNNNNNNNNNNNNNNNNNNNNNNNNNNNNNNNNNNNNNNNNNNNNNNNNNNNNNNNNNNNNNNNNNNNNNNNNNNNNNNNNNNNNNNNNNNNNNNNNNNNNNNNNNNNNNNNNNNNNNNNNNNNNNNNNNNNNNNNNNNNNNNNNNNNNNNNNNNNNNNNNNNNNNNNNNNNNNNNNNNNNNNNNNNNNNNNNNNNNNNNNNNNNNNNNNNNNNNNNNNNNNNNNNNNNNNNNNNNNNNNNNNNNNNNNNNNNNNNNNNNNNNNNNNNNNNNNNNNNNNNNNNNNNNNNNNNNNNNNNNNNNNNNNNNNNNNNNNNNNNNNNNNNNNNNNNNNNNNNNNNNNNNNNNNNNNNNNNNNNNNNNNNNNNNNNNNNNNNNNNNNNNNNNNNNNNNNNNNNNNNNNNNNNNNNNNNNNNNNNNNNNNNNNNNNNNNNNNNNNNNNNNNNNNNNNNNNNNNNNNNNNNNNNNNNNNNNNNNNNNNNNNNNNNNNNNNNNNNNNNNNNNNNNNNNNNNNNNNNNNNNNNNNNNNNNNNNNNNNNNNNNNNNNNNNNNNNNNNNNNNNNNNNNNNNNNNNNNNNNNNNNNNNNNNNNNNNNNNNNNNNNNNNNNNNNNNNNNNNNNNNNNNNNNNNNNNNNNNNNNNN from the Camelina sativa cultivar DH55 chromosome 12, Cs, whole genome shotgun sequence genome contains:
- the LOC104733537 gene encoding uncharacterized protein LOC104733537, giving the protein MDHKAVAEEQIVLERIRRKIEEVKAAGQSQLSPIQEHNSFTLQIFMPLLHNNELQQAYFKCAHICWEKKNELKDVTNNCVELCCVLVVNSQQRFDSEMAKFQVKIKRMNMVCQDKFEAAKLVSSTYQD